Proteins co-encoded in one Acidithiobacillus caldus ATCC 51756 genomic window:
- a CDS encoding adenylosuccinate synthase, whose protein sequence is MVRNIVVIGTQWGDEGKGKIVDWLTEHCQGVVRFQGGNNAGHTLVIGARKTILHLIPSGILRPGVQCFIGNGVVLDPEALFTELDTLKAAVDDAEERLWISDACPLILPYHKRIDAAREQAKGAARIGTTGRGIGPAYEDKVARRALRVGDLFHRERFAAKLGEALDYHNFVLQQYFAQEPVDFHRVLEQYLGYADRLKSMATDVSRRLRRLQDQGGRLLFEGAQGTLLDVDHGTYPYVTSSNTVAGAAAAGSGVGPGELGYVLGITKAYTTRVGSGPFPTELFDETGDFLAQRGAEVGATTGRARRCGWFDAVALRASCRVNGVSGLCMTKLDVLDGLAEIRMATGYRVDGVAQEDLPAGAEALAACEPIYETFPGWDTSTAGVRRWEDLPRNARNYLEAIAAQANCPLAVVSTGPDREHTILRAEIV, encoded by the coding sequence ATGGTGAGGAATATCGTGGTGATCGGCACCCAGTGGGGTGACGAGGGCAAGGGCAAGATCGTGGACTGGTTGACGGAGCATTGTCAGGGCGTGGTGCGTTTCCAAGGTGGAAACAACGCTGGCCATACCCTGGTCATCGGTGCGCGCAAGACCATTCTGCACCTCATTCCCTCGGGGATATTGCGTCCCGGGGTGCAATGCTTCATCGGTAATGGCGTGGTACTGGATCCCGAGGCCCTCTTCACCGAGCTCGATACCCTGAAAGCCGCCGTGGACGATGCCGAGGAGCGTCTCTGGATTTCCGATGCCTGTCCACTGATCCTGCCCTATCACAAGCGTATCGATGCGGCGCGGGAGCAGGCCAAGGGGGCGGCGCGGATCGGTACCACGGGGCGCGGCATCGGCCCGGCGTACGAGGACAAGGTGGCGCGGCGAGCCCTGCGCGTGGGCGATCTCTTCCACCGCGAACGCTTCGCCGCCAAGCTGGGTGAGGCGCTGGACTACCATAATTTCGTGCTCCAGCAGTATTTTGCGCAGGAGCCCGTTGATTTTCACCGAGTTCTGGAACAGTACCTCGGCTATGCCGACCGTCTGAAGTCCATGGCCACGGATGTCTCGCGCCGCCTGCGTCGCCTACAGGACCAGGGTGGACGCTTACTCTTCGAGGGGGCTCAGGGTACCCTTCTGGACGTCGATCACGGCACCTATCCCTACGTCACCTCGTCCAATACCGTGGCCGGGGCGGCAGCGGCGGGAAGCGGCGTCGGCCCAGGTGAGCTGGGCTATGTGCTGGGCATCACCAAGGCCTACACCACCCGCGTGGGCTCCGGGCCGTTTCCAACGGAACTCTTTGATGAGACAGGAGATTTCTTGGCGCAACGGGGTGCCGAGGTGGGCGCTACCACCGGCCGCGCCCGGCGCTGCGGCTGGTTTGACGCTGTGGCCCTGCGCGCGTCCTGTCGCGTCAATGGGGTCAGTGGTCTGTGCATGACCAAGTTGGATGTGTTGGACGGTCTGGCCGAGATCCGGATGGCGACGGGCTATCGGGTCGACGGGGTGGCCCAGGAGGATCTCCCGGCCGGGGCCGAGGCCCTGGCGGCCTGCGAGCCCATCTACGAGACCTTTCCCGGCTGGGACACGTCCACGGCGGGGGTGCGTCGCTGGGAGGATCTGCCGCGCAATGCCCGCAACTACCTGGAGGCCATCGCCGCGCAAGCCAATTGTCCCCTGGCGGTGGTGTCCACGGGCCCCGATCGCGAACATACCATTTTGCGTGCCGAGATCGTGTGA
- the hflX gene encoding GTPase HflX, with amino-acid sequence MVLVHVPLASEQSEDHGEEFRHLAEGAGAEVVAFLSAQRQRLDPATCIGRGKIDEIRALADAHSADLVLFDRPLSPVQERNLERELRRPVVDRVGLILDIFARRARTHEGKLQVELAQLDRLRTRLVRGWTHLERQRGGIGLRGPGETQLETDRRLIGERIRALRARLLRIQSQRATQRRARQRAPVPTVALVGYTNAGKSTLFNRLTANHQYVADQLFATLDPAVRRLQFGKGRGEWLLADTVGFLRDLPTELIAAFRATLEEVNRADLLLHVVDASAVDRELQMAAVDAVLAEIGAAEVPRLVVYNKVDRTGERVGPVRDSSGAVQALRLSAVTGEGLSELVATVRERIAPARLRSHWSLGPEEGALRAKLYALGEVLDERFDEAGRDQLLVELDSAALQRLQREYGQHSCQRRRAAPTMHEEH; translated from the coding sequence GTGGTCCTGGTCCACGTTCCGCTGGCATCGGAGCAGAGCGAGGACCACGGCGAAGAGTTTCGCCACCTGGCCGAAGGTGCCGGGGCGGAGGTGGTTGCTTTCCTGTCGGCCCAACGCCAGCGATTGGATCCCGCGACCTGTATCGGTCGGGGCAAGATCGATGAAATCCGGGCGCTGGCGGACGCGCACTCCGCCGATCTCGTGCTCTTCGACCGACCGTTGAGCCCCGTGCAGGAGCGCAACCTCGAGCGGGAACTGCGGCGACCGGTGGTGGACAGGGTGGGGCTCATCCTCGACATTTTCGCCCGTCGTGCGCGCACCCACGAGGGCAAGTTGCAGGTGGAACTGGCGCAACTGGACCGTTTGCGCACCCGACTGGTGCGGGGTTGGACGCACCTCGAACGGCAGCGCGGCGGCATCGGCCTGCGCGGACCCGGCGAGACGCAGTTGGAAACGGACCGTCGGCTCATTGGCGAACGCATCCGCGCTCTGCGGGCTCGGCTCTTACGTATTCAGTCGCAGCGCGCCACGCAAAGGCGGGCGCGGCAGCGGGCGCCGGTGCCGACGGTGGCCCTCGTCGGCTACACCAATGCGGGCAAGTCGACTCTCTTCAACCGGCTAACCGCCAACCATCAGTATGTGGCCGATCAACTCTTCGCTACCCTGGATCCTGCCGTGCGCCGACTGCAGTTTGGCAAGGGTCGAGGCGAGTGGCTTCTGGCCGACACCGTGGGTTTCCTGCGGGATCTGCCAACGGAGCTCATCGCTGCCTTCCGGGCCACCCTGGAGGAGGTCAATCGCGCCGATCTGTTGTTGCACGTGGTGGATGCCAGCGCCGTGGACCGGGAGCTGCAGATGGCGGCCGTGGATGCGGTGCTGGCGGAAATCGGTGCTGCCGAGGTTCCGCGACTCGTGGTGTACAACAAGGTGGATCGCACCGGGGAGCGTGTCGGGCCGGTGCGGGATTCCTCTGGAGCCGTCCAGGCCTTGCGCTTGAGTGCGGTGACAGGGGAAGGTTTGTCGGAGTTGGTAGCGACGGTGCGGGAGCGCATTGCGCCGGCGCGTCTGCGCTCGCATTGGAGTCTGGGGCCTGAGGAAGGGGCATTGCGGGCGAAGCTCTACGCCCTGGGCGAGGTTCTGGACGAGCGTTTTGATGAGGCGGGTCGTGATCAGTTGCTGGTGGAACTGGATTCCGCGGCCTTGCAGCGATTGCAGCGGGAGTACGGTCAGCACAGTTGTCAGCGCCGCAGGGCGGCCCCTACAATGCATGAGGAACACTGA
- a CDS encoding FAD-dependent oxidoreductase has translation MNNFAFLEDPRNDPEKLPVEERRELFREIYKSFDLAGAQLQADRCLHCGNPYCEWKCPVHNYIPNWLQLIVENRIEEAAELSHSTNTLPEICGRICPQDRLCEGACTLNEEYGAVTIGHLEKFITEEAIARGWQPEKPRLPANGKRVAVVGAGPAGLGCADILNRAGTEVVVYDRYPAVGGLLTFGIPPFKLEKEVVARRATLLANMGIRFELGVEVGRDISLERLLADFDAVFLGMGTYRAKTGNFPGEDLPGVIKALDYLIGNIGHLMALPDPIHPYQNLAGKRVVVLGGGDTAMDCVRTAIRQGATAVTCVYRRDEANMPGSRREVTNAREEGVRFLFNRQPVEILGDASGPTAVRVVRTQLSEPDRHGRRHPEEVPGSDELLPADAVIVAFGFDPSPPAWFSDFDIRLDKAGRVITNAQFQTSNPRIFAGGDMRRGSDLVVTAVDEGRRAAEGILEYLGV, from the coding sequence ATGAATAACTTTGCCTTTCTCGAAGATCCCCGTAACGATCCCGAAAAGCTCCCGGTGGAAGAGCGGCGCGAGCTCTTCCGCGAGATCTACAAAAGCTTTGATCTGGCAGGCGCGCAGCTGCAGGCGGACCGTTGCCTGCACTGCGGCAATCCCTACTGCGAGTGGAAGTGCCCAGTACACAACTACATTCCCAACTGGTTGCAGCTCATCGTCGAGAACCGCATCGAGGAAGCGGCAGAGCTGTCCCACAGTACCAACACCCTTCCGGAGATCTGCGGGCGCATCTGCCCACAGGATCGCCTCTGTGAGGGCGCTTGCACCCTCAACGAAGAGTACGGCGCGGTGACCATCGGTCATCTGGAAAAATTCATCACCGAAGAGGCCATCGCCCGCGGCTGGCAGCCAGAAAAACCGCGCCTGCCAGCCAACGGCAAGCGGGTCGCCGTGGTGGGCGCGGGCCCGGCGGGGCTCGGCTGCGCCGACATCCTCAACCGCGCCGGTACGGAGGTGGTGGTCTACGATCGGTATCCGGCCGTGGGTGGGCTGCTGACCTTTGGCATTCCCCCGTTCAAGCTGGAAAAGGAGGTGGTCGCTCGCCGTGCGACGCTGCTCGCCAATATGGGCATTCGTTTCGAATTGGGTGTCGAAGTGGGCCGCGATATCTCCCTCGAACGCCTGTTGGCGGACTTTGACGCGGTCTTCCTGGGCATGGGTACCTATCGCGCCAAGACCGGTAATTTCCCCGGTGAAGATCTCCCGGGCGTCATCAAGGCCCTGGACTACCTCATCGGCAACATCGGTCACTTGATGGCGCTGCCGGATCCCATCCACCCCTACCAGAATCTCGCGGGCAAACGCGTCGTCGTATTGGGCGGTGGCGATACCGCCATGGATTGTGTACGTACCGCCATCCGCCAAGGTGCCACGGCCGTCACCTGTGTCTATCGTCGCGATGAGGCGAACATGCCCGGCTCGCGCCGGGAAGTCACCAATGCGCGCGAGGAAGGTGTCCGCTTCCTATTCAACCGCCAGCCCGTGGAAATCCTGGGGGATGCGTCCGGACCCACCGCCGTGCGGGTCGTCCGAACCCAGCTCAGCGAGCCCGACCGCCACGGTCGACGGCATCCGGAAGAGGTTCCGGGCTCCGACGAGCTGCTTCCCGCCGACGCCGTCATCGTGGCCTTCGGCTTCGATCCCTCGCCACCAGCCTGGTTCTCGGATTTCGACATTCGCCTGGACAAGGCGGGACGGGTCATTACCAATGCCCAGTTCCAGACCAGCAACCCCCGTATCTTCGCCGGTGGCGACATGCGGCGTGGCTCCGATCTCGTCGTCACCGCCGTCGACGAGGGCCGGCGTGCCGCCGAGGGTATTCTGGAATATCTGGGCGTCTGA
- the hemE gene encoding uroporphyrinogen decarboxylase, with amino-acid sequence MTSPAPANDRFLRACLCQPVEQIPIWLMRQAGRYLPEYRATRARAKDFLTLCSTPELACEVTLQPVQRFPLDAAILFSDILTIPHAMGMDLQFLDGEGPVFSSPLRDTKAIRALPVPDPETELRYVMDAVRLIRHELAGRIPLIGFAGSPWTLACYMIEGRGSRDFQHIKAMLYSDPELLEQLLDTLVRAVAQYLNAQIRAGAQAVMLFDSWGGALTSAAYRRFSLKPMTRIISALERTGSDGQKVPVILFTKGGGNWLEAMADSGADVLGLDWTVDMGEARRRLGPALALQGNLDPMALYGSPELLVQETQAILESHGPQAGHIFNLGHGITPQTPVEQVARLVETVHNWRP; translated from the coding sequence ATGACCTCCCCGGCACCCGCCAACGATCGCTTCTTGCGGGCCTGCCTGTGCCAGCCTGTGGAGCAGATCCCCATCTGGTTGATGCGTCAGGCTGGGCGCTACCTGCCGGAATATCGGGCAACCCGGGCGCGGGCCAAGGACTTTCTGACCCTGTGCAGCACCCCGGAACTGGCTTGTGAGGTGACCCTGCAGCCCGTTCAGCGCTTTCCCCTGGACGCCGCCATACTGTTTTCCGATATCCTGACCATACCCCACGCCATGGGCATGGACCTACAGTTTCTGGATGGCGAGGGCCCGGTGTTCTCCTCGCCCCTGCGCGACACCAAAGCCATACGCGCCCTGCCCGTCCCCGACCCGGAGACGGAACTGCGCTACGTCATGGATGCTGTGCGCCTGATCCGGCACGAACTTGCCGGCCGCATCCCCCTTATCGGCTTTGCCGGCAGTCCCTGGACGCTGGCCTGCTATATGATCGAGGGACGGGGGAGTCGCGATTTTCAACACATCAAGGCGATGCTCTACAGCGATCCCGAGCTTCTGGAGCAACTGCTGGATACCTTGGTGCGGGCAGTGGCCCAATATCTCAACGCCCAGATTCGCGCAGGTGCCCAGGCGGTAATGCTCTTCGACAGCTGGGGTGGCGCCTTGACCAGCGCTGCCTATCGGCGCTTCTCCCTCAAGCCCATGACCCGGATCATCAGTGCCCTGGAGCGTACCGGCAGCGATGGACAGAAGGTACCGGTGATTCTCTTCACCAAAGGGGGCGGCAATTGGCTGGAAGCCATGGCCGACAGCGGCGCCGATGTGCTGGGTCTGGACTGGACCGTGGACATGGGCGAGGCCCGTCGTCGTCTGGGGCCCGCCTTGGCTTTGCAGGGCAATCTCGATCCCATGGCACTCTACGGCAGTCCCGAACTTCTCGTCCAGGAAACCCAAGCCATCCTGGAGAGCCATGGCCCGCAAGCGGGGCACATCTTCAACCTCGGCCACGGCATAACCCCACAAACCCCCGTCGAGCAAGTGGCACGGCTGGTGGAGACCGTACACAACTGGCGCCCCTAG
- a CDS encoding GNAT family N-acetyltransferase: MLDTQSQSGSQLSTRKGERSLRLYLARHQDEVEAAQRLRHRVFSAEYGAQLSGAPGLDQDEYDPHCEHLIVEDEQRQEVVGTYRLFLPEQVHKVGRYYAQTEFDLSRLMALGVRILELGRSCVHPDYRQGAVIALLWSGLAEAMSMWDIDYLMGCASIHSTDGAALGSLYRSLEKHLTVPEQRVFPLRAVPGFDPQSTAAPATLPSLLKGYLRAGVRIGGEPFWDPQFHCSDLFVWCEASLITPRYQQRFLDPVDSLKK; encoded by the coding sequence ATGCTCGACACCCAGTCTCAGAGCGGTTCACAGCTTTCTACCCGTAAGGGCGAGCGTTCCCTGCGCCTCTACCTCGCGCGCCATCAGGATGAGGTAGAGGCGGCGCAGCGCCTGCGCCATCGCGTCTTCAGCGCCGAATATGGCGCCCAGTTGAGTGGTGCTCCTGGCCTCGATCAGGACGAGTACGACCCCCATTGCGAGCACCTCATCGTCGAAGACGAGCAGCGTCAGGAGGTGGTTGGTACCTATCGACTTTTCCTGCCCGAGCAGGTGCACAAGGTCGGGCGCTACTACGCGCAGACGGAATTCGATCTGTCGCGCCTGATGGCACTGGGTGTGCGTATCCTGGAATTGGGCCGCTCCTGCGTGCACCCGGACTATCGGCAGGGGGCAGTCATCGCCTTGCTCTGGTCGGGACTTGCCGAGGCCATGAGCATGTGGGATATCGATTACCTCATGGGTTGTGCCAGCATCCACAGTACCGACGGCGCAGCACTGGGAAGCCTCTACCGCAGTCTCGAAAAGCACCTGACGGTACCGGAGCAACGGGTGTTTCCGCTGCGCGCCGTGCCCGGGTTCGACCCGCAATCCACGGCTGCGCCGGCGACCTTGCCCAGCCTACTCAAGGGCTATCTGCGCGCTGGTGTGCGCATTGGCGGCGAGCCTTTCTGGGATCCACAATTTCATTGTTCCGACCTCTTTGTGTGGTGCGAGGCCAGTCTAATCACGCCCCGCTACCAGCAACGTTTCCTGGATCCCGTCGACAGCCTGAAGAAATGA
- a CDS encoding lysophospholipid acyltransferase family protein has product MIRRRRQAPTLIPYPGRVRRRSRPQAYRRIWRLPLLLAYLVLAFPLAWWTYARKTEPDNQGFAAFRWWSRRVLGIFGIRLRVEGEIPTAPVLVAANHVSYLDILALASVAPGQFVAKREMRSWPFFGFMGEWLGTFFIDRQDARASQRVLKEATKVLERGRIVLIFPEGTTSDGKIVREFYGAPFETAAAAGVPTVPVALRYEDTLRPGQPDRLCPFVGDDSLLRHLWRLAAAAPLTLRLTFCPPLAADLGRRQLASKTHAAISEALRRMEQGASVTYLSSSRGLSRRHPLRDAWNSWRRGHGA; this is encoded by the coding sequence ATGATCCGACGTCGGCGCCAGGCGCCCACACTCATTCCGTATCCCGGCCGTGTACGGCGACGCTCCCGGCCCCAGGCGTATCGCCGTATCTGGCGCCTTCCACTGCTTCTCGCTTATCTCGTTCTTGCCTTCCCCTTGGCGTGGTGGACCTATGCGCGCAAGACGGAGCCGGATAACCAGGGTTTTGCGGCCTTTCGCTGGTGGAGTCGGCGAGTACTTGGGATTTTTGGCATCCGCTTGCGTGTGGAGGGGGAAATTCCCACGGCTCCCGTGCTCGTTGCCGCAAATCACGTGTCCTATCTGGACATCCTTGCCCTTGCCAGCGTCGCGCCAGGTCAGTTCGTTGCCAAGCGGGAAATGCGGTCCTGGCCCTTCTTCGGCTTCATGGGCGAATGGTTGGGTACCTTTTTCATTGACCGGCAGGATGCGCGAGCGAGTCAGCGGGTGCTCAAGGAAGCCACCAAAGTGCTGGAGCGGGGTCGCATCGTCCTGATTTTCCCGGAGGGTACCACGAGCGACGGAAAGATCGTGCGCGAGTTTTATGGTGCGCCCTTCGAGACTGCGGCGGCGGCGGGTGTGCCCACCGTGCCCGTTGCCCTGCGCTATGAGGACACGCTTCGCCCGGGTCAGCCCGATCGTCTGTGTCCCTTCGTGGGGGACGACAGTCTGCTGCGGCATCTGTGGCGTTTGGCTGCCGCGGCACCCTTGACCCTGCGCTTGACCTTCTGTCCGCCCTTGGCTGCCGATCTGGGGCGCAGACAACTAGCCAGCAAGACCCACGCGGCCATTTCCGAGGCCCTGCGGCGCATGGAGCAGGGGGCGTCCGTAACCTACCTGTCCTCCTCGCGCGGGCTATCCCGCCGTCACCCCCTGCGCGATGCCTGGAATTCCTGGCGACGCGGGCACGGAGCCTGA
- the hflK gene encoding FtsH protease activity modulator HflK, whose translation MPWSDPGGNGKQGGNPNPWGRRPGQQQPSWNLTKITSELRKFAGRFGGGRGGPQPFAQHLRWVPLWVLGGALVLWLASGVYTLDPQQEGVVLRFGAPVGVVKAGMHYHWPYPIESVAVVNLQEDRRLVLGYSGAGEQLGPGRMLTADGNVVELRYALRYRVENPEHYLFAAENPNQILAFALESAMREAVAQRSLDTLLKGDHSRLAEDVLQATRQRIGADHLGVKLESVQVLQTALPSDLDRVAKAVDKARAQAELERRDAESYAAALLPRAKTEAAAMISEAQAYRDSAVTRAKGDVARFLSLLDVYQKHPQVIAQQLYLQTMEDILAHAHKVIVGDKQGAIIQITPPTASAAAAPTQSGGVVASTTSHGASPEDGAASNSGGGS comes from the coding sequence ATGCCGTGGAGCGATCCGGGCGGAAATGGGAAACAAGGCGGTAATCCAAACCCCTGGGGACGGCGTCCGGGTCAACAGCAACCCTCGTGGAACCTGACCAAGATTACCAGCGAGTTGCGCAAGTTTGCCGGGCGCTTCGGCGGCGGTCGTGGCGGCCCGCAACCCTTCGCACAGCACCTGCGCTGGGTCCCGCTGTGGGTCTTGGGGGGGGCACTGGTGCTGTGGCTGGCTTCCGGTGTGTACACTCTGGATCCGCAGCAGGAAGGGGTCGTGCTGCGTTTCGGTGCCCCCGTCGGCGTGGTCAAGGCCGGCATGCACTACCACTGGCCCTACCCTATCGAATCCGTCGCCGTCGTCAACCTGCAGGAGGATCGGCGTCTGGTCCTCGGATACAGCGGCGCTGGCGAGCAGCTGGGCCCGGGGCGCATGTTGACGGCGGACGGGAATGTCGTGGAACTGCGTTACGCCCTGCGCTACCGGGTCGAAAATCCCGAGCATTACCTTTTCGCTGCGGAGAATCCCAACCAGATCCTGGCCTTTGCCCTGGAGAGTGCCATGCGCGAAGCCGTAGCCCAGCGCAGTCTCGACACGCTACTCAAGGGCGATCACAGCCGCCTTGCCGAGGACGTGCTCCAGGCAACCCGCCAGCGCATCGGCGCCGATCATCTGGGCGTGAAACTGGAGTCGGTGCAGGTGTTGCAAACGGCCCTGCCCAGCGACCTCGACAGGGTGGCCAAGGCGGTGGACAAGGCTCGCGCCCAGGCCGAGCTGGAGCGGCGGGATGCCGAGTCCTACGCAGCGGCACTGCTGCCACGGGCCAAGACGGAGGCGGCGGCCATGATCAGTGAGGCACAGGCGTACCGCGACTCTGCCGTGACCCGGGCCAAGGGCGACGTGGCACGTTTCCTCTCGTTGCTGGATGTCTACCAGAAGCATCCCCAGGTCATCGCGCAGCAACTGTACCTGCAAACCATGGAAGACATTCTTGCTCATGCCCACAAGGTGATCGTTGGCGACAAGCAGGGTGCGATAATCCAGATCACTCCACCTACGGCCAGCGCCGCTGCGGCACCAACCCAGAGTGGGGGAGTGGTGGCCAGCACGACCTCCCATGGGGCAAGCCCGGAGGATGGCGCGGCGTCCAATTCGGGAGGAGGCTCATGA
- the hflC gene encoding protease modulator HflC: protein MKNWGWGAVTLAVVAVLFLVSSSFYVLHIGQAAVVLNLGHESAVEQEPGLYFKWPFVQKIEIIDTRLRNGSSEPVTVPSAAHDRLELSFFEQWRVTDPARFYRHGLDAALAEKRIDDLLKEKAANAFRDADPVRMTPVQLQRSLDGLKQELARTLQAEGIALEGLQLLKVGLPQAQLHTVYSAMEQATLDRAKAIEASGKAKATQIRDQADAEKAQILAEAYRKAQTIKGAAESEAAGIYAAASDKDPKFYAFYRSLEAYRQSLGSQDVLVLPANSRFFDVLQHGMESTSR from the coding sequence ATGAAAAACTGGGGTTGGGGTGCCGTGACCCTTGCCGTTGTCGCGGTGCTGTTTCTGGTGTCGTCGAGTTTCTATGTGCTCCACATCGGCCAGGCTGCCGTGGTGCTGAACCTTGGCCACGAATCGGCAGTCGAGCAGGAGCCGGGTCTTTACTTCAAGTGGCCCTTCGTGCAGAAGATCGAGATCATCGACACGCGACTGCGCAATGGCAGTTCCGAACCCGTGACCGTCCCCAGTGCCGCGCACGATCGCCTCGAACTCAGCTTCTTTGAACAGTGGCGGGTGACGGATCCAGCGCGATTCTATCGGCATGGCCTCGACGCCGCCCTTGCCGAGAAACGCATCGACGACCTGCTCAAGGAGAAGGCAGCCAATGCATTTCGCGATGCGGATCCCGTGCGGATGACACCGGTGCAACTGCAACGGAGCCTCGATGGGTTGAAGCAGGAACTGGCGCGCACCTTGCAGGCCGAGGGTATCGCTCTGGAAGGCCTGCAACTCCTCAAGGTGGGCTTGCCGCAGGCGCAGTTGCACACCGTCTATTCGGCCATGGAGCAGGCCACCCTAGATCGGGCAAAGGCCATCGAGGCCAGCGGCAAGGCCAAGGCGACACAGATCCGGGACCAGGCCGATGCCGAAAAGGCGCAGATCCTTGCGGAAGCCTACCGTAAAGCCCAGACCATAAAGGGCGCCGCGGAGAGCGAGGCGGCCGGCATCTATGCCGCTGCCTCGGACAAGGATCCCAAGTTCTACGCCTTCTACCGGAGCCTCGAGGCGTATCGCCAGAGTCTTGGTTCCCAGGATGTGCTGGTATTGCCGGCCAATTCTCGTTTCTTTGATGTGCTGCAGCACGGCATGGAGTCGACGTCGCGATGA
- the hfq gene encoding RNA chaperone Hfq, whose amino-acid sequence MAGQQKGQILQDPFLNLLRKEHVPVAIYLVNGIKLQGFIESFDQFVVLLRNNVSQMIYKHAISTVVPSRDVRLPLPEEEAAASPEAEA is encoded by the coding sequence ATGGCCGGACAACAAAAGGGGCAGATTCTGCAAGACCCCTTCCTCAATCTGCTGCGTAAAGAACACGTTCCTGTCGCCATCTATCTGGTCAACGGCATCAAACTGCAGGGTTTCATCGAATCCTTCGATCAGTTTGTCGTGCTTTTGCGTAACAACGTCAGTCAGATGATCTACAAGCACGCCATCTCCACGGTGGTGCCCAGCCGCGACGTTCGCTTGCCCCTACCGGAAGAGGAAGCCGCCGCAAGCCCTGAGGCCGAGGCCTGA
- a CDS encoding ATP phosphoribosyltransferase regulatory subunit: protein MKIGGHSPAWLLPAGFEDLGPARAEALEKHRRALLDLFARWGYRLVIPPMLEHLESLLTGSAADLDLQTWKVLDQASSRLLGFRSDMTPQMARMDAQMSRDHDQRRLCYAGTVLRALPDALGGSRAPYQVGAECFGVAGPEGDLEILSLLIESVALCQDTEGCVLDLGHVAVARSLVAALGLEQTLEARVLAAVERKAWPDLHALLEGVPERASARADFTVLAGLHGGREVLERARSLLGHRPVVRRALEELDFVWEALHGRYPHLAIQCDLAELHGHRYHTGMLFAVYGPQRGEPLAQGGRYDGIGRSFGCERPATGFSLDLKPLLRDSLEPARGPRIWAPASVDTALWRSISDLRAQGYIVVQGGPGPEAGAAEEGYDGWLEARDGSWILVGDAPEFRFPAG, encoded by the coding sequence ATGAAGATCGGAGGTCATTCGCCTGCCTGGTTGCTGCCGGCGGGCTTCGAAGATCTGGGCCCAGCACGGGCCGAGGCGCTGGAAAAGCACCGGCGGGCGCTTTTGGACCTCTTTGCGCGCTGGGGCTATCGTCTCGTCATCCCGCCCATGTTGGAACATCTCGAGAGTCTGCTGACGGGTAGCGCCGCCGATCTGGATCTGCAGACCTGGAAGGTGCTGGATCAGGCCAGCAGTCGTCTGTTGGGCTTTCGCTCGGACATGACGCCGCAGATGGCGCGCATGGATGCCCAGATGTCCCGCGATCACGACCAGCGCCGACTCTGTTATGCGGGCACCGTCCTGCGAGCTCTGCCCGATGCCTTGGGCGGCAGTCGGGCGCCCTATCAGGTAGGGGCGGAGTGCTTTGGCGTGGCGGGGCCCGAGGGCGACCTCGAAATCCTGTCGCTCCTCATCGAGAGCGTCGCCCTCTGTCAGGATACCGAGGGCTGCGTTCTGGATCTGGGGCATGTGGCGGTGGCGCGCTCGCTGGTTGCCGCTCTGGGCCTGGAGCAGACGCTGGAGGCGCGTGTGCTGGCGGCCGTGGAGCGCAAGGCTTGGCCCGATCTGCACGCGCTGCTGGAGGGGGTGCCGGAGCGTGCCAGTGCACGGGCGGATTTCACCGTGCTGGCCGGTTTGCATGGAGGCCGTGAGGTCCTCGAGCGCGCGCGGAGCCTGCTAGGTCACCGTCCGGTGGTACGGCGTGCCCTGGAAGAACTGGACTTTGTCTGGGAAGCCTTGCATGGGCGCTATCCTCACCTGGCTATCCAATGTGATCTTGCGGAACTGCACGGTCACCGTTATCACACGGGCATGCTCTTCGCCGTGTATGGCCCGCAGCGGGGTGAACCCCTTGCCCAGGGTGGGCGCTACGATGGCATTGGCCGCAGCTTTGGTTGCGAGCGCCCGGCCACGGGCTTCAGTCTGGATCTCAAGCCGCTCCTGCGGGATAGTCTGGAGCCCGCCAGAGGGCCGCGGATCTGGGCACCGGCGTCCGTGGACACGGCCCTTTGGCGGTCCATATCGGATTTGCGCGCGCAAGGCTACATCGTCGTTCAGGGCGGCCCCGGGCCGGAGGCGGGCGCTGCCGAGGAGGGCTACGATGGCTGGCTCGAGGCACGCGATGGGTCCTGGATTCTGGTGGGTGACGCCCCCGAGTTTCGTTTTCCCGCTGGCTGA